From Microplitis mediator isolate UGA2020A chromosome 11, iyMicMedi2.1, whole genome shotgun sequence, one genomic window encodes:
- the LOC130677858 gene encoding prolyl endopeptidase-like, with amino-acid sequence MIVSLNRIIKLNKLSSIFIKNNKIKLYSNKNNYFNNYNNNNKMFEYPEARRDDTKDVYHGVEIQDPYRWLEDPEAEEVKAFVDKQNALSRPFLSTCDSVDPEVILERLKQLWDFPKYSCPRKHGDKYYFYKNTGLQNQSVIYSQNSPTDPEEEAKVFFDPNTLSDDGSVAISNTEFSKDGSIFAYGLSKSGSDWSEIHFKNVKTGENYPEVLEKIKYSTVAWTHDNKGIFYATYLEQQGTVDGSETLGARDQKLCYHKIGTKQSEDVIAVEFPEEPLWRISSEVSDCGEYLIVSPRKDCRDNLVYFTKLPKDNKIDNYKNLNLVKVVDKFEADYDYVTNDGAQMIFSTNRNAPNYRLVRINFEDYAEEKWTDLIPEDPKRVLDWALAVHGDKLVVCYIQDVKHILELHCLKTGKLLKTFPLDLGTIVGISGEREYSEIFYQFTSILTPGKIFMVDLAKEEEPKMLREIKVNNFDSTAYKMSQVFYSSKDGTKIPMFIVTRTDAVLDGSLPALLYGYGGFNVSIYPTFSVMRLAFVQHLRGVFAIANIRGGGEYGEKWHNSGRLDNKQNVFDDFQCAAEYLIANKYTEAKKLTIHGGSNGGLLVAACINQRPELYGAAIADVGVMDMLRFHKFTIGYAWISDYGSSDDEKQFKTLLKYSPLHNVKVPANDVQYPATLLLTADHDDRVVPLHTLKLIATLQHVLGKLPQQTNPILARIDTKAGHGRGKPTTKVIEETRDILVFIIKTLNLKFYN; translated from the exons atgatcgtGTCATTAAatcgaattattaaattaaataaattatcaagtatttttattaaaaataataaaataaaattgtactcaaataaaaataattattttaataattacaataataataataaaatgttcgAGTACCCAGAAGCTAGAAGGGATGACACCAAGGATGTTTACCACGGAGTTGAG attcagGACCCGTACAGATGGCTAGAGGATCCGGAGGCTGAGGAAGTAAAGGCGTTTGTTGATAAACAAAATGCACTGTCACGGCCATTTTTGTCGACATGTGATTCTGTTGACCCGGAGGTTATTCTCGAGAGGTTGAAACAACTGTGGGATTTCCCAAAGTACTCGTGTCCGAGAAAACATGGggacaaatattatttttataaaaatactggTCTGCAAAATCaaag tgtaATTTACTCGCAAAATTCACCAACCGATCCAGAAGAAGAAGCAAAAGTGTTCTTTGATCCCAACACACTTTCGGACGATGGATCAGTTGCGATCTCCAACACCGAGTTCAGCAAAGACGGATCAATTTTTGCTTACGGACTTTCTAAAAGTGGATCCGATTGGAGCGAAATTCATTTCAAGAATGTCAAGACTGGAGAAAATTACCCGGaagtattagaaaaaattaagtattcaACAGTCGCATGGACTCACGACAACAAGGGAATTTTCTATGCAACTTATCTAGAGCAACAGGGAACCGTCGACGGCTCAGAGACACTCGGGGCACGTGACCAGAAGCTCTGCTACCACAAAATTGGCACCAAGCAGTCCGAGGACGTAATTGCTGTtgaatttcccgaggaacctCTTTGGAGAat ATCCAGTGAAGTATCGGACTGTGgggaatatttaattgtttcacCTCGCAAGGACTGCAGAGATAATTTAGTCTACTTTACTAAGCTTCCAAAGgacaataaaattgataattacaaaaatcttAACTTGGTCAAAGTTGTAGATAAATTTGAAGCTGACTACGat tatgtAACAAACGATGGAGCTCAAATGATATTTTCAACGAATAGAAACGCTCCAAATTACCGTCTAGTTCGCATAAATTTCGAAGATTACGCAGAAGAAAAATGGACAGATTTAATTCCCGAGGATCCAAAGCGAGTGTTAGATTGGGCGCTGGCAGTCCATGGTGACAAATTAgttgtctgctacattcaggATGTCAAACATATTCTGGAGCTGCATTGTCTGAAAACTGGCAAACTTTTGAAGACATTTCCACTCGACTTGGGAACAATTGTCGGAATTAGCGGCGAACGCGAGTACTCTGAGATATTTTATCAGTTCACGTCCATCCTGAcaccgggaaaaattttcatggtCGATTTGGCCAAAGAGGAAGAGCCCAAGATGTTGAgagaaataaaagttaataattttgactCAACGGCCTATAAAATGTCACAAGTTTTTTACTCGAGCAAAGACGGGACCAAAATCCCCATGTTTATTGTCACCCGCACGGATGCTGTTCTTGATGGATCTCTGCCTGCTCTGCTCTATGGATACGGAGGTTTCAATGTCAGTATCTATCCGACTTTCAGTGTCATGCGCCTCGCGTTTGTCCAACATCTTCGTGGAGTTTTCGCGATAGCGAATATCCGCGGTGGAgg agaatacGGGGAAAAATGGCACAACAGCGGTCGGTTGGACAACAAGCAGAATGTCTTCGACGATTTCCAATGTGCCGCCGAGTACCTCATCGCCAATAAATACACCGaagctaaaaaattaacaatccACGGCGGAAGTAACGGCGGTCTCTTAGTCGCCGCGTGCATAAATCAGCGCCCGGAATTGTACGGCGCGGCGATTGCTGACGTCGG GGTAATGGATATGCTGCGTTTCCACAAATTTACAATCGGGTACGCGTGGATTTCCGACTACGGCAGCTCCGATGACGAGAAACAATTTAAAACTCTCCTGAAATATTCTCCGTTGCACAACGTAAAAGTACCAGCGAATGATGTACAGTACCCAGCAACTCTACTGCTTACTGCTGATCATGACGATCGGGTCGTTCCACTTCACACTCTCAAACTAATTGCGACACTCCAACACGTGCTGGGAAAATTACCGCAACAAACAAACCCGATTTTAGCGCGAATTGATACTAAAGCCGGCCATGGACGGGGTAAACCGACTACTAAAGTC atcgaAGAAACCAGGGACATAttggtatttattattaaaactctTAATCTTAAGTTCTACAATTAA